Below is a genomic region from Desulfofalx alkaliphila DSM 12257.
AGCTTTTCGAGCTCTACTTGAAGAGCACCAAATCCGTCAAAGCATGAGTCGCAAGGGCAATCCCTATGATAATGCACCAGCAGAGAACTTCTTCAGCTGCTTAAAGTGTGAATGTACTAACTTCCTGCATTTTAGAACCAGAAGAGACGCTAAACAAACGATTTTCGAGTACATTGAGATCTACTACAATAGGCAAAGACGACATGCCGCATTAGGGTGGATTAGCCCGCTGAAATACAAGCATCAACTGGCCGCTATGGCGGCTTAAAATGAACTAGCTAGCAAATGAAAGAAAATCTAAGCTACGTACACGCAATGGTGTCCAGAAAACTGAGAATGGCTCAATTCCCTGATTATGAGAAGTTTGCTATGGTGAGTCAACTCATACGAGCTGCTACCAGCATCCCAGCAAACATAGCAGAAGGAAATTCGCAGTGTTTTATTAAGAGGGAGTTTTCATTCCTAAATATAGCGCTCGGTTCGGCTTCGGA
It encodes:
- a CDS encoding IS3 family transposase → AFRALLEEHQIRQSMSRKGNPYDNAPAENFFSCLKCECTNFLHFRTRRDAKQTIFEYIEIYYNRQRRHAALGWISPLKYKHQLAAMAA
- a CDS encoding four helix bundle protein: MKENLSYVHAMVSRKLRMAQFPDYEKFAMVSQLIRAATSIPANIAEGNSQCFIKREFSFLNIALGSASELRCWIELAHRQSYINKEIFDKLEEQIKEVIRLIIGCMKKLKREM